From Mustela erminea isolate mMusErm1 chromosome 1, mMusErm1.Pri, whole genome shotgun sequence, a single genomic window includes:
- the LOC116592390 gene encoding keratin-associated protein 6-5-like — MCGSYYGGCGYGRCGYGGCGYGGCGYGGCGYGGCGYGGCGYGGCGYGGCGYRGCGYRGYGYGGCGYGGLGCGYGSSYGCGFRTLGCGSGCGSGCGYGYRSNSLCGYGCGSGYGSGFGCY; from the coding sequence ATGTGTGGCAGCTACTACGGAGGCTGTGGCTACGGACGCTGTGGCTATGGAGGCTGTGGCTACGGAGGCTGTGGCTATGGAGGCTGTGGCTACGGAGGCTGTGGTTACGGAGGCTGTGGCTACGGAGGCTGTGGCTATGGAGGCTGTGGCTACAGAGGCTGTGGTTACAGAGGCTATGGCTATGGAGGCTGTGGCTACGGAGGCCTGGGCTGTGGCTATGGCTCCAGTTATGGCTGTGGCTTCCGCACCCTGGGCTGTGGCTCTGGCTGTGGCTCTGGCTGTGGCTATGGATATCGCTCCAACTCTCTCTGTGGCTATGGATGTGGCTCTGGCTATGGCTCCGGCTTTGGCTGCTACTAA